In one bacterium genomic region, the following are encoded:
- a CDS encoding HisA/HisF-related TIM barrel protein → MNIIPAILEKEWLEVEKKIKLVDSLTEYIQLDISDGFFTPVETWNNPSDLSGLNLKSKIEVHLMVADPIAEIEKWQASPASRFVVQVESLKSGKPPRSATDKEIVLAFKVETPWAPYADMVQSAGRVLFLSVEAGYQGQEFNESVLEKIKTLKQVMPNVNIEVDGGINLENISKLKELGVDSAVVGSAIFESTDPKQMIERFKNIA, encoded by the coding sequence ATGAATATAATTCCTGCAATATTAGAAAAAGAATGGCTAGAAGTTGAAAAGAAGATAAAGTTGGTAGATAGTTTAACCGAATATATTCAACTGGATATTTCGGATGGTTTTTTTACGCCCGTAGAAACTTGGAATAATCCCAGCGATCTTTCGGGTTTAAATTTAAAATCAAAAATAGAGGTTCATTTGATGGTAGCTGATCCTATAGCAGAAATTGAAAAATGGCAGGCAAGTCCAGCGAGCCGTTTCGTGGTTCAGGTAGAATCTTTAAAGAGTGGCAAACCTCCGAGGTCTGCCACAGATAAGGAAATAGTTTTGGCTTTTAAAGTAGAAACTCCGTGGGCGCCGTATGCCGATATGGTTCAATCGGCTGGCCGAGTTTTATTTTTAAGCGTTGAAGCGGGTTACCAAGGGCAAGAATTTAATGAATCGGTTTTAGAAAAAATAAAAACTTTAAAACAAGTAATGCCGAATGTGAACATAGAAGTTGACGGGGGAATTAATTTGGAAAATATATCTAAGCTCAAGGAACTAGGCGTAGACTCTGCGGTGGTAGGTTCGGCTATATTTGAAAGCACTGATCCCAAACAGATGATTGAGAGGTTTAAAAATATAGCTTAA
- a CDS encoding RpiB/LacA/LacB family sugar-phosphate isomerase has product MIYIGSDHRGYNLKEYLKGYLTAAKIPFKDLGNHKFDPEDDYPDFAFKVAERVAENVKENFGVMICGSGLGMVVAANKIKNIRAGLAVDEWFAKHGRENDNLNVLVLSADQTDFSLAERILKAFLVTRFINEEKYIRRVDKIEKKEEENFK; this is encoded by the coding sequence ATGATTTATATTGGTTCAGATCATCGAGGCTACAATTTAAAAGAATATTTGAAAGGTTATTTAACTGCGGCGAAAATTCCGTTTAAAGATTTAGGCAATCATAAATTTGATCCGGAAGATGATTATCCGGATTTTGCTTTTAAAGTTGCCGAGAGAGTTGCCGAGAATGTAAAAGAAAATTTTGGTGTTATGATATGTGGCTCGGGTTTAGGCATGGTGGTGGCGGCTAACAAAATCAAAAACATTCGAGCGGGTTTGGCGGTTGACGAATGGTTTGCTAAACATGGTCGTGAAAATGACAATTTAAATGTTTTAGTATTATCGGCCGATCAAACTGACTTTAGTTTGGCTGAAAGGATTTTGAAGGCGTTTTTGGTAACTAGGTTTATTAACGAAGAAAAGTATATTAGAAGGGTAGATAAAATAGAAAAGAAAGAAGAAGAGAATTTTAAATAG
- a CDS encoding glyceraldehyde 3-phosphate dehydrogenase NAD-binding domain-containing protein, which translates to MRLAINGFGRIGRSFFRQAFNNSEIEIVAINDLGDIKNLAYLLRRDTIYGEYEKTVDVRSNQLVVDSHNIFVFSEKDPAKLPWQDLNIDIVVESTGVFNTSEKAKAHLDAGAKRVVITSPADANTPHILAGSNNDKLTRELNRITSDASCTTNAVVPVLDILQVNPGIRKAMLNTAHAYTASQSLVDGPGGGKDFLRGRAAAQNIVPSHTGAADAVIRSQPWLKDIFEAIAVRVPVIVGSLADLTFVAGRRTTVEEINDILRKAAKQPKWQGIFTVSEEPLVSSDIIKNPHASIADLTHTKVVGGDMVKVLAWYDNEWGYCGSLIKHILNLKGLL; encoded by the coding sequence ATGAGGCTTGCTATAAATGGCTTTGGCAGAATAGGGCGAAGTTTTTTTCGCCAGGCTTTTAATAATTCCGAAATAGAAATTGTGGCCATAAACGATCTGGGTGATATAAAAAATTTAGCCTATCTTTTGCGCCGAGATACTATTTATGGGGAATATGAAAAAACTGTTGATGTTCGTAGTAATCAATTGGTGGTAGATAGCCATAATATTTTTGTTTTTAGCGAAAAGGATCCGGCAAAATTACCTTGGCAGGATTTAAATATAGATATTGTGGTGGAATCGACTGGAGTTTTTAATACTTCGGAAAAAGCTAAGGCACATTTAGATGCTGGGGCAAAAAGAGTTGTTATAACTTCTCCAGCCGACGCCAATACGCCACATATTTTGGCAGGTTCTAATAACGATAAATTGACTCGTGAGTTGAACCGGATAACTTCGGACGCTTCGTGCACTACAAACGCTGTTGTACCGGTTTTAGATATTTTGCAAGTCAATCCCGGAATTAGAAAAGCGATGCTAAATACCGCTCACGCTTATACGGCCAGCCAAAGTTTAGTGGATGGGCCGGGGGGCGGAAAAGATTTTTTACGTGGCAGAGCCGCCGCGCAAAATATTGTGCCATCGCACACCGGCGCGGCTGATGCGGTTATACGTTCGCAACCATGGCTTAAAGATATTTTCGAAGCCATAGCAGTTCGTGTGCCAGTTATAGTTGGCTCACTGGCCGACTTAACTTTTGTAGCAGGACGCCGAACAACAGTTGAGGAAATTAACGATATTTTACGCAAAGCCGCCAAGCAACCAAAATGGCAGGGAATTTTTACGGTTAGCGAAGAGCCGTTAGTCTCGTCTGACATAATCAAAAACCCTCACGCCTCCATCGCCGATTTAACTCACACCAAAGTTGTGGGTGGCGATATGGTTAAAGTTCTGGCTTGGTACGACAACGAATGGGGCTATTGTGGTAGTTTGATAAAACATATTTTGAATTTAAAGGGTCTGCTATAG
- a CDS encoding FAD-dependent oxidoreductase, giving the protein MFDLIIIGASAAGLSASIYAARRRLNFKIISADVGGEVATSGEIENWPGIIHTDGLELSDRFKEHAKANNVVIEDGKWVSEIKLVRPEGGKENNCFLISGKNPDGSVFQEKAKSVLVATGVHSRELNISGEKEFRNKGVSYCTVCDGPLFSGQIVATVGGGNSALESAIMLSEIASQVYLINKNSYFKGEQVLIDKVSKNSKIEIVYEAMTSAVLGDSFVSALEYKNKSGETKKIEVKGIFVHIGQIPNSSFVSGVELDETKQIKVNLRGETNIAGLFAAGDVTNIPYKQIVIAAGQGVSALLSAVDYLNRNH; this is encoded by the coding sequence ATGTTCGATCTAATAATTATTGGCGCTTCGGCGGCTGGCCTTTCGGCTTCCATATACGCCGCGAGGCGCCGTTTGAATTTTAAAATAATAAGCGCGGATGTGGGTGGTGAAGTGGCAACTTCGGGCGAAATAGAAAACTGGCCCGGTATTATACATACCGATGGTTTGGAGCTCTCGGATAGGTTTAAAGAACATGCTAAGGCCAACAATGTGGTGATAGAAGATGGCAAATGGGTTAGCGAAATTAAACTTGTCCGCCCAGAAGGTGGGAAAGAAAACAATTGTTTTTTAATTTCGGGCAAAAACCCAGATGGCTCGGTTTTCCAAGAAAAAGCTAAGTCTGTTTTGGTGGCTACGGGCGTACATTCTCGTGAGTTGAATATTAGTGGCGAAAAAGAATTTAGAAATAAAGGTGTTTCTTATTGTACGGTTTGTGATGGCCCGCTTTTCTCGGGTCAAATTGTAGCCACAGTAGGTGGAGGTAATTCTGCTTTAGAATCAGCCATAATGCTTTCGGAAATTGCCAGCCAGGTTTATCTTATAAATAAAAATTCATATTTTAAAGGAGAACAGGTCTTAATAGACAAAGTTTCTAAAAACTCTAAAATAGAAATCGTTTACGAAGCTATGACCTCGGCTGTTTTAGGAGACAGTTTTGTAAGTGCCCTAGAATATAAAAATAAATCGGGTGAGACTAAAAAAATAGAAGTTAAGGGTATTTTTGTGCATATTGGCCAAATACCAAATAGTTCATTTGTTTCGGGTGTGGAATTAGATGAAACTAAACAAATAAAAGTTAACTTGCGTGGCGAAACTAATATTGCTGGTCTATTTGCCGCGGGAGACGTAACCAATATTCCCTATAAGCAGATAGTTATTGCGGCGGGGCAGGGAGTATCCGCTCTATTGTCGGCTGTTGATTACCTCAACAGGAACCATTAG
- a CDS encoding glutaredoxin domain-containing protein → MNIKIYSTPTCAYCHAEKEFLREHNIEFQDLDVFSDAKAREEMIQKTGQLGVPVTDIDGKIIIGFDRAKISQLLGLK, encoded by the coding sequence ATGAATATAAAAATTTATTCAACTCCAACCTGCGCCTATTGCCACGCCGAAAAGGAATTTTTAAGAGAGCATAATATTGAATTTCAAGATTTAGATGTTTTTTCTGATGCTAAGGCTAGGGAGGAAATGATACAAAAGACTGGCCAATTAGGTGTGCCGGTTACAGATATAGATGGGAAAATAATTATTGGTTTTGATAGGGCGAAAATTTCTCAGCTTTTAGGTTTAAAATAA
- the mltG gene encoding endolytic transglycosylase MltG: MFKNLKHIRLIIFGLIALTLFSFYIISRIISPQFLDGKKEIAINKGENLLEIAGNLEAAGIIKSKLSFIVSSIYRGSYAALKAGQYIFEPGLNLRQILTRIENGEALFGSDEVVVIIPEGLTLKGITERLKEAGFKDAEDLTRIKAVSLAETFDWLKLSPAKNDTLEGFLFPDTYRFSKDANAQEIVIKMLNRFDAKTKDIRDVSGKKFYDVLKMASILEEEVLPSDMPIASGVLWKRLSIGMPLQVDATLVYELGRPIKRSDIDTLDSLYNTYKNNILPPTPISNPGLVSLQAALYPEKSNYLYYLSKRSDKTTVFSVTFEEHNLAKAKYR; this comes from the coding sequence ATGTTTAAAAATTTAAAACATATTAGGTTAATTATATTTGGGTTAATAGCATTAACTCTTTTTTCTTTTTATATAATTTCTAGAATTATTTCGCCTCAATTTTTAGATGGTAAAAAAGAAATAGCTATTAATAAAGGCGAAAATTTATTAGAGATTGCTGGTAATTTGGAAGCCGCTGGGATTATTAAAAGCAAGCTTTCTTTTATAGTATCGTCCATATATAGAGGCAGTTACGCTGCATTAAAAGCGGGGCAATATATTTTTGAACCCGGTTTAAATTTACGCCAAATTTTAACAAGAATAGAAAATGGTGAAGCACTTTTTGGCAGCGATGAGGTAGTTGTTATTATTCCCGAAGGCCTAACTTTAAAAGGTATAACCGAAAGATTAAAAGAAGCTGGTTTTAAAGATGCTGAAGATCTAACAAGAATTAAGGCTGTTTCTTTAGCAGAGACTTTTGATTGGCTCAAATTGTCGCCGGCCAAAAATGATACGCTAGAGGGTTTCTTATTTCCCGATACTTACAGATTTTCTAAAGATGCCAATGCCCAAGAAATTGTTATAAAGATGTTAAACAGGTTTGATGCTAAAACCAAAGATATAAGGGATGTTTCTGGAAAAAAGTTTTATGATGTTTTAAAAATGGCCTCAATTTTAGAAGAAGAAGTTTTGCCAAGCGATATGCCCATAGCTTCGGGTGTATTATGGAAAAGGTTAAGCATAGGTATGCCGCTTCAGGTTGACGCCACGCTGGTTTACGAACTAGGCCGTCCCATAAAAAGATCGGATATTGATACTCTAGATTCTTTATATAATACGTATAAAAACAATATTTTACCGCCCACACCAATTTCTAACCCTGGGCTGGTGTCTTTGCAGGCCGCGCTGTATCCAGAAAAATCCAATTATCTTTATTATCTTTCTAAACGTTCCGATAAAACCACAGTTTTTTCTGTTACTTTTGAAGAACATAATTTAGCTAAGGCTAAATATCGTTAG
- the rpmG gene encoding 50S ribosomal protein L33, which yields MSQESLIKLACTICKRINYWTRKNKKKVTKKIELKKRCKWCRKQTPHKENK from the coding sequence ATGAGTCAAGAAAGTTTAATAAAATTAGCTTGCACAATTTGTAAACGTATCAATTATTGGACACGAAAGAATAAAAAGAAGGTTACAAAAAAGATAGAACTTAAAAAGCGTTGCAAATGGTGCAGAAAGCAGACCCCTCATAAGGAGAATAAGTAG